TTCGAGTCCTGCGACGTGTGTAAATGGAAGAGAGTTGATCGTATCCCCGACCGCAAAGATGTGTCGCTGGCTTGTCCGAAGTGAACTGTCGACTTGGACGAATCCTTTTTCGACATGCACGCCAGCTCGGTCAAGACGTAGCGCCTCGATGCGCGGCTTCCGACCGACCGCTACAAGTACGGCATCCGTTTCGATGACACGTGATTCACCGTTTGCTTCGACCGTGACCTCAATGCCTCCCGCTGACTTCCGGACATGCGTGACCTTCGTATCGAGATGTAACGTCAATTCTTGTTCGAGCTGGCGTTGAATGACTTCGACCATGTCACGATCTTCTTTTCCGAGCAATGTCTTCATGCCTTCGATGACGGTGACTTCTGTTCCAAGATGCGCGTAAGCTTGTGACAACTCAAGACCAATCGCACCACCACCGATAACGAGGAGACGTTCTGGACGTTCCGTCAATTCAAAGATCGTCTCGTTCGTTAAATATTCAATCGTATCAAGTCCGTCAATCGGTGGAATGATTGGTTGGGATCCAGTCGAGATCGCAAACTTCTCACCAACGACAAGTTGCCCCGCCACTTCGACTTCGTGTGCGCTGAGGAAGGTCGCTTCTCCGATGTAGACATCAACACCCAAGTCCTCGAACCGTTTCGTTCCATCATGTGATTGAATGATGTTGCGTGCCCGATCGACGCTTGCTTTCGTTTTTGAATAGACAGCGTCTCCGTTCAACGTCACGTTGTACTTCTCTGCCGTCCGCTTCATGACATGAACATCGTGCGCTGCTTCAATCAACGCTTTTGAAGGAACACAACCGTAATGGAGACAATCCCCACCTAGATGCGTATGGCGTTCAATCAGGGCAACGTGTGCGCCAAGACTCGCTGCACCGGCAGCGATCGTCATTCCTGCTGCACCGCCACCAATGACGACTAATTGATAGTTCTTCATCGTGATTCCTCCTCGTAACGGCGTGTAATGTCTTCCATGCGTTTGCGGTTGACACCCCAGTCAGAGTACCCGACACGTGACGCCGAACGGAAATGAATCACTTGTGCTGCTTCATCGAAGTAAAATTCGACGTCATCCTTGAAGCGAAAGATTTTACTTGTGAAGATGGCATGGATGTATGTTCCTTCTTCCTTGACGACTTTAACGCGGTCGAGGCTTTGAAGGATACGTAACAGTTGAAACTTCGAATCTGCAAGCGTTCCTTTGAATGGGAGCGGTCGCATTTTCATTTCTTGTAGATCGGTTTGAGTAGATACCGCGTTCGGTTTTCCGGAGAGCGGTTGAAGCGTACCATTTGAAACACCAAGTGCCATGACTGATTCCTCCGTTTCCTATCATCTGATCCATTTCGTACTATAATCCACTTAACTTTACCAGTTTCTGTTTCACTCTGCCCGTCTCAGTGTTTACGCTTTCGTGACAGGTAGTAGAATCGTTGCGATGACGCCACCTTCCGGCTGATTATCAATGAATAGCTTGCCTTCATGTGCTTCGACGAGTTCTCGACAAATCGATAGACCGAGTCCTGTTCCGCCCTTTCCTTTTTGCACTTGATAGAACTTTTCCGTGACATGACGTAAGTGCTCTTTCGGAATACCGGGACCTTCATCACTGAATGAGAGGAACAACACGCGCTCCGAACGAACAAGTCGAATCGTGATTGTCCCGTCGATCGGTGAAAAGCGAATCGCATTATCAAGCAGGTTCAAAAAGACTTGCTTCAGTCGATTTTCATCGTACAGACCGACGACTTGTGCCGGTAACTTCTGCACGATCTGGACATTTTTTTCTTCTAACTTTTGACGAAGTTGCGCCGTTACGGTCTCGATGATTTCCGTCAAGTTGACTTCCTGACGGTATAAGACGAGACGACTTGTCTCAAGTTTTGAGAAGTCCAGTAACTGCTCGACGAGCGAAATCAAACGCTCTGTCTCCGAGTGAATGATGCCCATCCCAAGCGATGCCTCTTCCGGCAACTGATCCTGTTCGACGAGTAACGTCTCGCTCCAGCCCTTGATCGATGTCAACGGCGTCCGCAATTCATGGGAGATACCAGAAATGAATTCATCTTTCAGCGTTTCCTGTTGCTTGATCTGTTGCCCCATATAATTGATCGTCCGCGCTAGTTCTCCAAGTTCGAACGAATACTCCTCGTTCACCTTGACGTCATAATGCTGTTTCGCGATTTGGTCCGATGCACCGATGACTTCCTGAATCGGTCGAACGATTGACGAAACAAGACGCGAGGAATAAATGAAGGCAAGTCCCCAGATTACTGTACCCAGGAGGACGATCGCTAAACAAATTTCGATGACACGTCGATCAATCCGCTCAAGGGAAGTCGTATAACGAAGTGCTCCCGTCGTCTGACCGAATGAAACGACAGGCTCCGTCACTTCAAGCAGATGTTCTCCAGTCGCCTCATCATCGTAGCGTTTCGTAACGGTCTGTCCTCCCCGCACTTGATTGAGCGCCTCGCGTGTCAATTTACGTTCCGAGATGAACCCTGTCGAGGAGTAGCGTGGAATACCTGTTGCATCCAAGACTTCGATTTCCGCATCCGGATAAGCATAGGAATCCAGTACATCGTGAATCGTTGTTTCAGAATCCGTATAGTCGTAAGCAAGACCGCTATTCGCAAACAAGACGGCACTCGCATTTGCATGACGTTTTAAGACATCTGTCGCTGTCACGTAGTAATAGTTATAGGTCACGAACGAAAGAATCCCGATGACGAGTAGGACCGTCACCGTGATGATCGTCATAAACCGCATCAATATCTGGCGTTTCATTCTTCGTTACGCCACTTGTATCCATGTCCCCACAATGTCTCGATGAACTTCGGTTCCGCTGGATTCTCTTCGATTTTTTGACGTAGACGGCGAATGTTGACATCGACTGTCTTCCGGTCGCCAAAGTAGTTCTCGCCCCATACCGCATCGAGTAATTCATCGCGCGACATGACTTGGTCTTCATTCTTAATGAAGTGGCAAAGTAAATCATATTCAGTCGGTGTCACTTCGACGTCGATTCCTTCTTTTTGGACACGCTTCGCCCCTAAATCGATCCGGAACGGTCCAGAAACGAGTTCACGCGGCTGTTTCCGACGACGTAACGTCTCTACTCGTCGTAAGAGCGACTGGATGCGCGCGAGTAACTCTGCTGGACTAAACGGCTTCGCGATGTAGTCGTCCGCCCCAACACTTAGTCCCATGACTTTATCCTCTTCTCGCGTACGAGCTGTCAGCATGATGATCCCGACGACTTCATCTTTTGCCCGTGCCTGTTCACAGACGGCAAAACCATCGACTTCTGGCATCATGATATCCAATAGCAAAATATCGAAGGTTTGTTGATTGAATTGTGCAAGTGCTTCTTTTCCATTTTCCGCCTCGATGACATCATAGCCTGCCCGTTTCAAATTGATGACGATGAAACTGCGAATCGCATGTTCATCCTCGGCTACTAGTATTTTGGTCATTCTCTTCTCCCCCTGATTCTTTATTCCACGAGTGTGACACGATTGACGAACACTTCATAATCCTTCGTCGCATCAATCACATAGACATAATCGATACCTTCTTTGATTTTTCTTTTTTGATCACTAGCAATGTATTGCTTTTTCGGAATGATCTCTAATTCGAAATCGACCTGCTTCGTTTCCTGATTAATGAAACGGACACGATTTTCGCGTTTTTCGATTGTTTCACGTGTCGCCCAGTTGGCAGGGAAACGCATCACAAAATTGTATTCTTGATCGATATATTGTTCTTCCCGCAATTCGAATCCACTCTCAAGAAACGGCGGATTGTCGGATCCATTCCATGTGTAGTATGCCGTGATGCGTGGTTTTGGTTCACCCTCACGTCCTTTACTACCTTCGGGTGTGTATTGATGACCGAACTCAACGATTCCGTCTTGGTCCACATCTTTTGGGAACGTATACATCGGTTCAACGATCTCATCCACTTGACCGAAGCGCACCTGTTCTAACGTTTCGTTCGCCAAACGGAATAGTGCGATGTGCATTTTAGCGTCTCGTGTATACGAAACGATCAAACCTTTATTTCGAGCAGCATTGATCGTATCGACTTCAAATAAATCATGTTCTGCAAATAAATCACCATCTTGCGTCGAAAGCGTCGTCTCTTGGTGCTCTTTCGACAAAATGTCATTATAATAGATCAAACGAGACGGACTTCCCTTTTGGAGGAGCACCATATCCCGCTCTCGATCTTGATTCAAATCTGCCACTGACAAGCGATCATACTGATCGACTTTTGTGACGTTTCGTTGCTTCGACAGCAACCGTTCAATGATGTACAACGTATTTTCGCCATAACTGGTAATCCCGATGACCAGATGGTTTTGTTTATGTCGTGGGTCAGCTACGACTTCGAGTCGATCAATGGCACGACCATCTGCCACTGTCTGTCGCGTCATGAGTCGCCATGTTTCGCCTTGCCGTTCATGAACGAGAAGGTGGATCGTGAATCGTCCCTCTTGCTCGCTACGATAGAAAGTGATCGCTTCGTCTTTACCATTTCGATCTAAATCAATGAGTTCATATAAACGTGACACTGCTTGATTGCGTGGCGCCACGATTTCTGCCTGTTTCGGTAAATCAAGCTCAATCCGTTCTTTCAACGACTGCTCCCATGCCGGAAGAGACGGATGTTCGAGTAGAGAGGCTGGGTGCGGAAACATTGTATTACATCCCGCTAATAATAGACTTGATATGATGATGAAGAGATATTTCATAAAGTTGGAATCCTTTCCGTACGGGCTCTGTTTCCACTTTATCACACTCTCTTCGAGTAGAGTATATTGTCGAACGGGAGACAAGTTGTTACGATATACAGATAATTGAAAGGGGTTTGAATGTATGACGTACAAAATGATTGTTCTCGATTTAGATGATACCTTGTTGACAAGTGACCATACGATTTCACCACGCACGAAAGAAGCATTGCTCGCTGCTCAGCGCCGAGGCAAGAAGGTTGTCCTCGCTAGCGGTCGTCCGACTTTCGCGATGCTCGACCTTGCAAAAGAACTAGAACTCGCACGATACGGAAGCTACATTCTGAGCTTCAACGGAGCCTCGATCATCGATTGCCAAACGAACGAATCGCTCTTCCTCAGTACCCTATCCCCGGAGACGGTCCATCGTCTTGATGATTTAAGTAAACGAGAAGGAGTCTATATCCACACGTATGTCGGACATGAGATTCTGACAGAGCAACCGAATGAGTATACGACGCTCGAAGGACAACTGACTGGTATGAACGTCGTTCCCGTCGCTGATTTTAAAGCAGCAATCCAAACACCTGTCGTCAAGTGTTTGATGATGGCTGAAGAGACGAAACTTGCACGTGTCGAGCAGACGCTTCAACAGGAGCTTGCTGGTGAACTTGCAGTCGCTCGTTCGAAACCGTTCTTCCTCGAATTCACGGAAGACGGTGTCACAAAAGGAACAAGTCTTGCCTTACTGTCTGAGAAACTAGGGATTGCTCAAGAAGAAGTCATCGCTTGCGGTGATGGGAACAACGACTTGTCGATGATTGAATGGGCGGGTCTTGGTGTCGCAATGGCGAACGCAGCCGATACCGTCAAAGAAAAAGCACAGTATATGACAGCTTCGAACGATGAAGATGGTGTTGCTCTCGTCGTCGAAAAGTTCATGATGGATGAGGAACCGGCTATCTCAAGCCGCTAAGTAACTCAAAAAAAGAATGACGCGTCTTTTCACGCCCTTTCCTCAGGCGAGACACAAGTCAGTTTTCCTGCTTCATTCAAGCAGGAAAACTGGCTTGTTTGTCTCTGACAGCGCAAAATTGCGCTTTTTCCTTTAGGAGTTTCGTGTGACGCGTCATTTTTTAGATCCGGAAGAAGGATTAGAGAAGCATTTTGTTCACTCGACATCGCTTCCTAGGGAAAAACAAGCAAGAGCGACCCTGCAGCGAAGCGGCGCGATGCTTGTCTCTGGAAAACGATTCGAGACGAACAAAAAAGCGCAATCCTTCTCGTTAAGAGAAAAACTGCGCTTTATCTTCAGTCTCATGCTGACTTTTGAGTCAGCCTTTTTTGATTTACGACAAACACCAGTCAATCGGCTCTCTTCCCTGCTCTTTCAGCCAAGCATTCGTTTGAGAATACGGTTTACTACCGAAAAATCCACGACTCGCGGATAAGGGACTCGGATGGACGGCTTCAAGAACAAGATGACGATCCGTATCGATCAGCGCTTTTTTACTCTTCGCATGATTCCCCCATAAGATGAACACGATCGGTTGTGTCTGTGTTCCTAATACTTCGATGACCCGATCCGTGAACGATGCCCAGCCTTTTTTAGCATGGGATCCCGCTTTCCCCTCCTCAACCGTTAGCGACGTATTGAGCAAGAATACTCCTTGCTGGGACCATGCTTCGAGATTGCCGGATGTCGGTGCCGGACAACCGATGTCCGCGACAAGTTCCTTATACATATTTCGAAGGGATGGAGGAATCGGAACTCCGTCGTGGACGGAAAAGCTGAGTCCATTCGCCTGACGCGGACCATGGTAGGGGTCTTGCCCTAAGATGACGCACCGGACGTCTTCTGGCGCGACTGCATCAAACGCATGAAAGATCCGCTCTTTCGGAGGATAGACGGTCGTCGTTTGATAGGCTTCCTTCAAAAAAGCCCACAGTTCTTGAAAATAGGGTTTTTCCTTTTCTTCTTTTAACACGGTTTGCCAAGATGGATGCACGTGAATCCGCTCCTTTTTCAGTCTCAAGTCGCTGTTCGTCCGTCTTGATTCTGCTATGATGGATGATGAGGTGGAAAATTATGATTCAGACAAAACAATTATTCGGACTACCATTCGTCGATGCGACACCTTCGCAATGGTATACCCATATTAAAACAATCTTACACGACCGCGGAAAAGCCTTTCTTGTCACGGCGAATCCCGAGCTCGTGTTGCGTGCATTGCGTGAACCTTCTTACGATGCCATCTTACGACGGGCGACGTTCATTACACCAGACGGGATCGGTGTAACGGCTGCCAGTAAACGGATGGGAGCACCGCTCACTGCGACATTGCCGGGAATCGAGACCGCACGTGAACTATTGCGGACGGCAGACGCACTCGAGAAGCGCGTCTTTTTACTTGGTGGACGCCCGGAAGTCATGAAATCGTTGATCCGTCAGTTATCGATTCGTTTTCCGAATATCCACTTCGTTGGAACATTTCATGGTTTTGGAAAGACAGAAGAAGCAACGCAAGCAATTACAGAAGCAGACGCTGATCTTGTTCTCGTCGCACTCGGTGCGCCAAAACAGGAAGAATGGATTGCTTCCATCTATGATCAAGTCGATCACGGCATCTTCATCGGTGTTGGTGGTGCGTTCGACGTCTGGTCCGGACACAGTAAGCGCGCGCCCAAATTATTCCGCCGCTTCAAGCTAGAGTGGCTCTATCGTATCTCGACGCATCCTCGTGGATTCGAGAAACTCAAGGACTTGTTACTTTTCCTGACGCTTGTGCTTCGTAAAAAATCAACGCTCTCTTGAGCGCACACAAAAAGGCTCCCGACACGGCGGGAGCCTTTTTTACGCTTATCTTATGCGTTGACAGTCGAGAATGAACGACCGAGTTCTTTCGCTTTAGCGATTGCTGCTTCTTTGATTTCTTCTGCTTTTTCTGGGTTCATTGCCATACCTTCGATGAAGAGTGCATCGTAGTCTGTTACGCCAGTGAAAGCAAGTGCTTGACGGAGATAGTCATCACCGAAGTTAAGACCAGATCCTGTGTAAACGCCACCTGTTGCTTGGATGTGGAGTGCTTTTTTGCCTTCCATCAAACCTTTTGGACCTTCTGCAGTGTAAGCGAATGTTTTACCTGCAAGAAGTACGCTGTCGATGTACATTTTAAGACGTGCTGGGAAAGAGAAGTTCCACATTGGTGTAACGAAGACATACTCATCTGCTTCCATGTATTGCTCGAGATGTTTTGTCATCGTACCGACTTTTGCAATCTCCACTTCTGTTAATTCTTCGCCAGTCGCGAATTTGCCCCATGCGCTAAGGACATCTGTATCGATTTCTTGGACTGTTTCGTTGTATAGGTCAAGAACTTCTACTTCAGCTGAAGGATTCGCTGCTTTATAGCTTTCGAGGAATGCTTCACCGACTTGAAGGCTGAAAGAGTGTTCTGTAGCTTTCGGGTTAACAGTTACATAAAGTAATTTAGTCATTATTATTTCTCCCTTTTATTTAAAGTAAATTCTGTAACTAAACATACCAACCACTTTTTCGTTTGTCAATTAGTTTGACTTCTAAACGAATAAAAAAGCTCAAGTCCATGACTCGAGCTTTCTTGATCTTATGAGTGCTAATCCTTATACATTTTCGAGCGGCGTATAATGTTCGGCTCGCAAACCGATTCGTTTTAACTGATCAATCAACTGTTCCTTTTCTGAAACCGATAAATCCTTGAATAAGTCTGCTAAAAAGGCTTCGTGTTTCGGGAATGTTTCTTCCATCAGTTCGCGTCCAGCTTCCGTTAGGGTTCCAAACGTGACACGCCGATCCGTCGCACATGATTTTCGCGCAATCAACCCACGCTTTTCAAGTTTATCGACGACATACGTCACACTTCCGCTCGTTAACAGAATTTTATCACCGATCTGTTGTAAAGGCGTATCCCCTTTGTGGTAGAGCAATTCAAGAACTCCGAATTCCGATAAATTCAATTGATGTGTTTTGATGTCTGCCTTCACTTGCTCCGTCACCGCATGCATCGTCCGAGATAGAACAACGAGCATTTTCAATGCCAGCTTCGAGTCTGTCGATTCCATTTTACGTTCGCCCCTCTTTGTGTTGTATCGTCACAATCATAGACTTCTTTGTCTACCCGGTCAATTCTTGTTGAATTTTTCCAATCGATTTATATCTCAAAAAATAGTTCTTGCCGTGAAACGCGTTTCATAGCCTATCGTCTTGATATACACTAAAAAGGAGGTAATCATCATGTCGATCCATACACGGTTAACCCAGCTATTTAAGCGAAATGTAGCGTTTGAGTGGGCCATCGAACAATTGCATACACCAGCAGGTTATTATTTGTGTCAGCATACGTTGGTTGATCAATATCCTGATCTGTCTTCTCAAGAAAAAATACGACTACTTTCAAAGATTAATGAATTGGCTGAACAGACACCTTCATTCTCGACTCCTGTCACACGACAGGATTGGCGCCGACTTGAACGACGGTTATCTCGTAAGATGTAATGAAGGAGAGATGCGCGATGACAAATATCCGAGACTTGGCACGCGAAGCCAACGTGTCCGTTACGACAGTCTCACGTGTATTAAATGATCACCCTTACGTAGCAAACGAGAAGCGACGAGCTGTCCGAGAAGCGATTGAAAAACTCGGATACATCCGAAATCAAACTGCCGTCCATCTATCGACGGGTATGACGAAAACGGTCGGTGTCATGCTTCCGTTTGTTGATCATCCGTATCATGCTGCTATTCTTCAGGGGATCGCACAAGCTGCTTTTGACGCCAGTTATCGATTCTTAACGTGGCAAACGAACTATATAGAAACGCATGAGCAACTGGCGCTGGATGCACTCGCGCAACAGGAGATCGATGCACTCATCATCGTTTCGCACAGTCTCCCTTTATCGGCGATCCTGCCATATGAACGCTATGGACCAATCGTCTTTTGTGAACACCACGAAGACGTCGCTGCCGTTTATATCGATCACTATACGGCTTTTCAACAAGGACTCGTACATCTGCGACAACAAGGACATACAAGTATCGGGATTTGTCTCGGGCGCCCTGACAGTACGAATAGCTTAGCACGCAAGCATGCGTATGAAGAAGTTGTCAGTGACGCGTTCGTCTATGAACAGACATTGACGATTGAAGATGGTGCGAACGTCGCAAGGCGTTGGATGCAACAAAAGCAACGACCGACCGCCATCTTGACTGCAAGCGACCACGTGGCAGCGGGACTCATTTTAGAACTACGAAAACAAGGTTACCAGGTCCCCGGAGATCTCTCAGTAATCGGCTTTGACGGAAGCGAACTTGCTGAAGTCTTATCGATGACGACGATTGCGATTCCATATGCTACGATTGGACGACATGCTTTTCAGCTAACAGTTCGAAAAGATACGAGTGCTCGTCCACAAATTGAAGTACCGTCAGCGTTTATTTCTGGAACGACCGTCCTGCCTCACACATGAATCCATATAAAAAAGCGACGAGTTCATCGATTTGAATTCGCCGCTTTATTTCGTTTAAAGTGTTCCTGCCGCTACATAACGTGATCCCCAGTAGCCACCGCGGAACGATTCTTTGACGACTCTTCCATAGTACGAGTTCGCATTAATCATCTTACTGCCATCGACAGCGATTCCAACGTGCTGAACGCCACTACCGTGTGTGAAGAAGACGAGATCTCCTGCGCCAGGAGCTGTTCGTTTCGTTGATGAATACTGAGCAGCTGCCGTGCGCGGAAGTGATTTTCCAAGCGCTTGATAGACGTAACGCGTAAATCCTGAACAATCAAAGCTAACTGGTCCTGTCGCACCAAAAACATAAGGACGTCCTTTAAGGCCCTCGGCTACTGAAACAATCGTTGCCCCTGTTTTGCTCAGTCCTTTTGTCGTTTTTGCGTTGTATGCTTTCGTATACATCGAAGCGATATATGCTGTTTTGCCTTGATGGCGAATTTGGTACCACTCTTTCACTTTTCCGCTCACTGTCACGGACTGTCCAAGTTTCAATTGACCGACTCGCTTGCTCGATGCTGTTGCTTTCGCTCGGATGTTTAACACATCGACGGAGACAATGACTTTCTTATTCGTTGCGGCTTGTGTTGATGACGGAACGATTGTCCAGCTACTGATCAGTAACGTTAAAGTTAGCAAAACACGAGTGACAGTTTTCATCAATTCATTCTCCTCTTATGTATGAGTATAATATGCCTTTAAATTGTCAGATAATTTCTGTTTTTATCCTATCACGTTCCAGATTTTCATCATGTTACAGTTATTTAACGCAGATTCTTTCTTGTAATACTTTTGTAACAAAACAAAAAAACAGATATGTAGAATGGCTTATCATCGCCATTTCTACATATCTGCCCGTTTTAGTCATTTAATCATTTTTTCAAGAATCCATTGACTTCTTTTTCCGGAAGCGTGCTAAGAATTCATAGACGATCGGAACGATAAGGAGTGTCAACAACGTCGAACTTGTCAGTCCACCGATGACCGTCACGCCTAATCCTTTTGAAATCAATGCGCCGCCTTCAAGGCCAAGGGCAAGTGGTGCAAGGGCACCAATCGTCGCGAGAGCTGTCATCAAGATTGGACGTAAACGTGTACCTGCCGCATCGAGTAACGCTTCACGCGTCGATAAACCTTCCGCTTCTTTATGAATGACACGGTCGATTAGGACGATCGCATTCGTCACGACGATCCCGATCAGCATCAAGGCACCAATCAAGGACGATACAGAAATCGTCTCTCCTGTAATCAGAAGTGCAACGAGCCCTCCGATGATTGCGAACGGAAGCGAGAACAAGATGACGAGTGGTG
This window of the Exiguobacterium acetylicum genome carries:
- a CDS encoding MarR family winged helix-turn-helix transcriptional regulator, whose translation is MESTDSKLALKMLVVLSRTMHAVTEQVKADIKTHQLNLSEFGVLELLYHKGDTPLQQIGDKILLTSGSVTYVVDKLEKRGLIARKSCATDRRVTFGTLTEAGRELMEETFPKHEAFLADLFKDLSVSEKEQLIDQLKRIGLRAEHYTPLENV
- a CDS encoding LacI family DNA-binding transcriptional regulator, translated to MTNIRDLAREANVSVTTVSRVLNDHPYVANEKRRAVREAIEKLGYIRNQTAVHLSTGMTKTVGVMLPFVDHPYHAAILQGIAQAAFDASYRFLTWQTNYIETHEQLALDALAQQEIDALIIVSHSLPLSAILPYERYGPIVFCEHHEDVAAVYIDHYTAFQQGLVHLRQQGHTSIGICLGRPDSTNSLARKHAYEEVVSDAFVYEQTLTIEDGANVARRWMQQKQRPTAILTASDHVAAGLILELRKQGYQVPGDLSVIGFDGSELAEVLSMTTIAIPYATIGRHAFQLTVRKDTSARPQIEVPSAFISGTTVLPHT
- a CDS encoding C40 family peptidase; translation: MKTVTRVLLTLTLLISSWTIVPSSTQAATNKKVIVSVDVLNIRAKATASSKRVGQLKLGQSVTVSGKVKEWYQIRHQGKTAYIASMYTKAYNAKTTKGLSKTGATIVSVAEGLKGRPYVFGATGPVSFDCSGFTRYVYQALGKSLPRTAAAQYSSTKRTAPGAGDLVFFTHGSGVQHVGIAVDGSKMINANSYYGRVVKESFRGGYWGSRYVAAGTL
- a CDS encoding uracil-DNA glycosylase, with protein sequence MHPSWQTVLKEEKEKPYFQELWAFLKEAYQTTTVYPPKERIFHAFDAVAPEDVRCVILGQDPYHGPRQANGLSFSVHDGVPIPPSLRNMYKELVADIGCPAPTSGNLEAWSQQGVFLLNTSLTVEEGKAGSHAKKGWASFTDRVIEVLGTQTQPIVFILWGNHAKSKKALIDTDRHLVLEAVHPSPLSASRGFFGSKPYSQTNAWLKEQGREPIDWCLS
- a CDS encoding DUF1499 domain-containing protein, producing MALGVSNGTLQPLSGKPNAVSTQTDLQEMKMRPLPFKGTLADSKFQLLRILQSLDRVKVVKEEGTYIHAIFTSKIFRFKDDVEFYFDEAAQVIHFRSASRVGYSDWGVNRKRMEDITRRYEEESR
- a CDS encoding NAD(P)H-dependent oxidoreductase produces the protein MTKLLYVTVNPKATEHSFSLQVGEAFLESYKAANPSAEVEVLDLYNETVQEIDTDVLSAWGKFATGEELTEVEIAKVGTMTKHLEQYMEADEYVFVTPMWNFSFPARLKMYIDSVLLAGKTFAYTAEGPKGLMEGKKALHIQATGGVYTGSGLNFGDDYLRQALAFTGVTDYDALFIEGMAMNPEKAEEIKEAAIAKAKELGRSFSTVNA
- a CDS encoding WecB/TagA/CpsF family glycosyltransferase; protein product: MIQTKQLFGLPFVDATPSQWYTHIKTILHDRGKAFLVTANPELVLRALREPSYDAILRRATFITPDGIGVTAASKRMGAPLTATLPGIETARELLRTADALEKRVFLLGGRPEVMKSLIRQLSIRFPNIHFVGTFHGFGKTEEATQAITEADADLVLVALGAPKQEEWIASIYDQVDHGIFIGVGGAFDVWSGHSKRAPKLFRRFKLEWLYRISTHPRGFEKLKDLLLFLTLVLRKKSTLS
- a CDS encoding response regulator transcription factor → MTKILVAEDEHAIRSFIVINLKRAGYDVIEAENGKEALAQFNQQTFDILLLDIMMPEVDGFAVCEQARAKDEVVGIIMLTARTREEDKVMGLSVGADDYIAKPFSPAELLARIQSLLRRVETLRRRKQPRELVSGPFRIDLGAKRVQKEGIDVEVTPTEYDLLCHFIKNEDQVMSRDELLDAVWGENYFGDRKTVDVNIRRLRQKIEENPAEPKFIETLWGHGYKWRNEE
- a CDS encoding sensor histidine kinase — encoded protein: MKRQILMRFMTIITVTVLLVIGILSFVTYNYYYVTATDVLKRHANASAVLFANSGLAYDYTDSETTIHDVLDSYAYPDAEIEVLDATGIPRYSSTGFISERKLTREALNQVRGGQTVTKRYDDEATGEHLLEVTEPVVSFGQTTGALRYTTSLERIDRRVIEICLAIVLLGTVIWGLAFIYSSRLVSSIVRPIQEVIGASDQIAKQHYDVKVNEEYSFELGELARTINYMGQQIKQQETLKDEFISGISHELRTPLTSIKGWSETLLVEQDQLPEEASLGMGIIHSETERLISLVEQLLDFSKLETSRLVLYRQEVNLTEIIETVTAQLRQKLEEKNVQIVQKLPAQVVGLYDENRLKQVFLNLLDNAIRFSPIDGTITIRLVRSERVLFLSFSDEGPGIPKEHLRHVTEKFYQVQKGKGGTGLGLSICRELVEAHEGKLFIDNQPEGGVIATILLPVTKA
- a CDS encoding Cof-type HAD-IIB family hydrolase; this translates as MTYKMIVLDLDDTLLTSDHTISPRTKEALLAAQRRGKKVVLASGRPTFAMLDLAKELELARYGSYILSFNGASIIDCQTNESLFLSTLSPETVHRLDDLSKREGVYIHTYVGHEILTEQPNEYTTLEGQLTGMNVVPVADFKAAIQTPVVKCLMMAEETKLARVEQTLQQELAGELAVARSKPFFLEFTEDGVTKGTSLALLSEKLGIAQEEVIACGDGNNDLSMIEWAGLGVAMANAADTVKEKAQYMTASNDEDGVALVVEKFMMDEEPAISSR
- a CDS encoding dihydrolipoyl dehydrogenase family protein; this encodes MKNYQLVVIGGGAAGMTIAAGAASLGAHVALIERHTHLGGDCLHYGCVPSKALIEAAHDVHVMKRTAEKYNVTLNGDAVYSKTKASVDRARNIIQSHDGTKRFEDLGVDVYIGEATFLSAHEVEVAGQLVVGEKFAISTGSQPIIPPIDGLDTIEYLTNETIFELTERPERLLVIGGGAIGLELSQAYAHLGTEVTVIEGMKTLLGKEDRDMVEVIQRQLEQELTLHLDTKVTHVRKSAGGIEVTVEANGESRVIETDAVLVAVGRKPRIEALRLDRAGVHVEKGFVQVDSSLRTSQRHIFAVGDTINSLPFTHVAGLEGKTVVTNALFGLRTKPDYRAVPWVTFTTPELFHLGLTEEEARKKHGEIKVYQTGLDEVDRFVINGQTEGRVKLIADKRGKLIGAHAIGEQAGEWMQEVVYAMARKDKVGQLSRVVHPYPIRGAAVQRAADIYWRERLFAGPIPKWLKRYFDWKQGE